One Cucurbita pepo subsp. pepo cultivar mu-cu-16 chromosome LG11, ASM280686v2, whole genome shotgun sequence DNA window includes the following coding sequences:
- the LOC111806183 gene encoding auxin response factor 17-like, protein MDPKLWRAFAGDLAHLHTVGSEVYYFVQGHVEQATYAPKLSPAVLSNPVSKCLVTGVGLDADALTDEVLIKINLHPIRPGEGRSEVVSRLGCSEVNVISKFAKVLTSSDANNGGGFSVPRYCAVSIFPPLNFQADPPVQTLAITDVHGVVWKFRHIYRGTPRRHLLTTGWSKFVNHKKLIAGDSVVFAKNSRGEMFVGIRRARSNRPFTSGECSRVEENPSGDGDPRNFSRRTIGRVPPEVVATAAELAAQFKPFEVVFYPRIGLSQFVVPVEIVNNSMKYQWYPGIRVKLPTETEDTLRTQWHQGTIISVSIPEHDPWKGSPWRMLEITWEETDAPPNGKYVCPWEVELAGPAPPIQPSLHIAKRPRGHSKSGQLNGEAELFSPMMRVGDSSMEQFNQALLSFNSFPAGMQGARQNFLCESGLFDNPYKETTNAEPSTQMVSQVVSTDLHIGSAQSDTLSPDSQASVLSFATESADNQLSNSTEAGVTSFQLFGQIIHLNPPPENGANTDDVDMTSNQSD, encoded by the exons ATGGACCCCAAGCTTTGGCGTGCTTTTGCCGGCGATTTAGCCCATTTGCACACTGTCGGTTCGGAGGTATACTATTTCGTTCAAGGACATGTCGAGCAAGCCACTTATGCTCCAAAACTATCGCCGGCTGTTCTCTCTAATCCGGTTTCTAAATGTCTCGTTACTGGTGTTGGTTTAGATGCCGACGCTCTTACTGATGAGGTACTTATTAAGATAAATCTTCATCCCATTCGGCCTGGTGAGGGGCGGTCTGAAGTGGTTTCTCGATTAGGTTGTTCTGAAGTTAATGTAATTTCGAAGTTTGCCAAGGTTCTTACCTCTTCTGATGCTAATAATGGCGGAGGATTTTCTGTGCCGCGGTACTGTGCTGTCTCTATTTTTCCTCCGTTGAATTTTCAGGCTGATCCGCCGGTGCAGACTCTGGCGATCACTGACGTTCATGGAGTCGTTTGGAAATTCCGCCACATTTACCGCGGGACGCCGAGGCGCCATTTGCTCACTACTGGATGGAGTAAGTTCGTTAATCATAAGAAACTAATTGCGGGCGATTCCGTCGTTTTCGCGAAGAATTCGAGAGGGGAAATGTTCGTCGGCATTCGTCGCGCCAGATCCAATAGGCCTTTTACAAGCGGTGAATGCAGCAGAGTGGAGGAAAATCCTTCTGGAGATGGAGATCCAAGAAATTTCTCCCGCCGCACTATTGGGAGGGTGCCACCCGAGGTGGTTGCCACCGCCGCCGAATTGGCTGCGCAATTCAAGCCATTCGAGGTGGTTTTCTATCCCAGAATTGGTTTGTCCCAATTTGTTGTCCCAGTTGAGATAGTCAACAATTCGATGAAATATCAGTGGTATCCTGGAATAAGAGTGAAATTACCCACCGAGACGGAGGATACTTTGAGAACTCAATGGCATCAAGGGACTATAATCTCAGTATCTATTCCTGAGCACGACCCGTGGAAGGGTTCTCCATGGCGTATGCTTGAG ATTACATGGGAAGAAACTGATGCTCCACCGAATGGTAAGTATGTGTGCCCTTGGGAAGTTGAACTAGCTGGGCCCGCTCCTCCAATACAGCCGTCTCTTCACATAGCAAAGAGACCTAGAGGCCACTCGAAATCTGGGCAGCTGAATGGTGAAGCAGAGCTGTTTTCACCTATGATGAGAGTCGGTGATTCATCAATGGAGCAATTCAACCAAGCATTGTTGAGTTTCAACTCTTTTCCTGCTGGCATGCAGGGAGCCAGGCAAAATTTCTTATGTGAATCTGGGTTATTCGATAATCCATATAAAGAAACTACTAATGCAGAGCCAAGCACCCAAATGGTGTCCCAAGTGGTGTCTACTGACCTCCATATCGGTAGTGCCCAATCTGATACCTTGTCGCCTGATAGTCAGGCTAGTGTTCTTTCCTTTGCCACAGAATCTGCTGACAACCAGCTCTCCAACTCCACTGAAGCTGGAGTAACTTCATTTCAACTGTTTGGTCAAATCATCCATTTGAATCCGCCTCCTGAAAATGGTGCTAACACTGATGATGTTGACATGACCTCTAATCAGTCCGattga
- the LOC111805253 gene encoding eukaryotic translation initiation factor 5-like gives MALQNIGASNRDDAFYRYKMPRMVTKIEGRGNGIKTNVVNMVDIAKALGRPAAYTTKYFGCELGAQSKFDEKTGIALVNGAHETAKLAGLLENFIKKYVQCYGCGNPETEIIITKTQMINMKCAACGFISDVDMRDKLTTFILKNPPEQKKGSKDKKAMRRAEKERLKEGEAADEELKKIKKDSLKKKSTSGNAKEAVTKVPSKKKSNGSDEDHSPTRSHAGENDQAADDDDDDDDVQWQTDTSLEAAKQRIQEQLSAVTADMVMLSTTEETKSSKKSPEHEKSVVNGSKNGNGVSTHGALVHEIKDYLKKSPSAADLKSFLESLTGTHQETANALVEALFEGVGKGFSKEVVKKKKFLVAVAAAQEEGSQIVLLRSIESFCLNTSPEAAKEIALVLKSLYDGDVIEEEIVLEWYQQGLAGANKGSQIWKHVKPFIEWLQNAESETEEE, from the coding sequence ATGGCGTTACAGAACATTGGTGCCTCAAACCGTGACGATGCCTTCTATAGGTATAAGATGCCTAGGATGGTTACTAAAATTGAAGGTAGAGGTAATGGCATCAAGACTAATGTAGTTAACATGGTGGACATTGCAAAAGCCTTGGGCAGACCTGCCGCTTACACTACCAAGTACTTCGGATGTGAGCTTGGCGCACAATCCAAGTTTGATGAGAAAACAGGGATTGCTCTTGTAAATGGAGCACATGAGACGGCGAAGTTGGCTGGTCTTCTCGAGAACTTCATCAAGAAATATGTTCAATGCTATGGTTGTGGAAACCCTGAAACTGAGATAATCATCACAAAGACGCAGATGATCAATATGAAATGTGCTGCTTGTGGATTCATATCTGATGTTGATATGAGAGATAAACTCACTACATTTATTCTCAAGAATCCTCCTGAACAGAAGAAGGGATCAAAAGACAAGAAAGCAATGAGGCGGGCTGAGAAGGAACGGCTTAAGGAAGGAGAGGCTGCTGATGAGGAactgaagaaaataaagaaggaTTCCCTGAAGAAGAAAAGCACTAGTGGTAATGCAAAGGAAGCTGTAACCAAAGTTCCAAGCAAGAAAAAGAGTAACGGCTCTGATGAGGATCATTCTCCAACTCGTAGCCATGCCGGTGAGAATGACCAAGCTGCTgacgatgacgacgacgatgaCGATGTACAGTGGCAAACAGACACATCTTTGGAGGCAGCCAAGCAGCGCATTCAGGAGCAGTTGAGTGCTGTCACTGCTGATATGGTAATGCTCTCTACAACTGAAGAGACAAAGTCATCAAAGAAGTCCCCCGAACACGAGAAGTCTGTGGTCAACGGAAGCAAGAACGGAAATGGAGTGTCTACCCATGGTGCCCTTGTTCATGAGATCAAAgattatttgaagaaaagcCCATCTGCAGCCGATCTTAAATCATTCTTGGAGTCACTTACTGGAACTCACCAAGAGACTGCGAATGCCTTAGTTGAGGCTCTATTTGAAGGAGTTGGGAAAGGGTTCTCAAAGGAGGtagtgaaaaagaagaagttcCTGGTTGCAGTTGCAGCAGCTCAGGAGGAGGGATCACAGATAGTTCTGTTGCGTTCCATCGAATCTTTCTGTCTCAACACGAGTCCGGAGGCGGCCAAGGAGATCGCACTGGTCCTGAAATCGTTATACGATGGGGATGTAATAGAGGAAGAAATCGTGCTAGAGTGGTACCAGCAGGGACTTGCAGGAGCTAACAAAGGTAGCCAAATCTGGAAGCATGTAAAGCCGTTCATCGAGTGGCTCCAGAACGCAGAGTCGGAGACGGAAGAAGAGTAA
- the LOC111804925 gene encoding beta-1,3-galactosyltransferase 7-like — MKNRGPRKVSAKWIPFFCLSFFLVGMFLTSNGRIWTPKQPDSRLVSQLQHDQHHLRSASEGITTNQKSAEDKRVLAEFHKTQAAIQSIGRQVSTLKMEMAAARKMTASDIKLPSNKDHFPKKKMFIVIGINTAFSSRKRRDTVRETWMPQGEKLLQLEREKGIVIRFMIGHSAKTNSLLDRAIDSEDAHHKDFLRLDHIEGYFELSAKTKIFFTTAFAKWDADFYIKVDDDVHVNLGALATTLARHRAKPRVYIGCMKSGPVLSDRNEKYHEPEYWKFGEDGNKYFRHATGQIYAISNDLASYISTNRQILHKYANEDVSLGAWFIGLEVEHIDDPNMCCPTLLDCELKAQAGDACIASFDWKCSGICESVERMKYVHEKCGEKNDTLWNASF, encoded by the exons atgaaaaaccgTGGTCCTCGGAAGGTATCTGCGAAATGGATTCCGTTCTTTTGCCTTTCGTTCTTTCTCGTTGGGATGTTTCTCACTTCCAATGGCAG GATCTGGACGCCGAAGCAACCGGATTCACGCCTTGTTTCTCAGCTACAACACGATCAACACCACCTCCGAAGTGCATCTGAAGGCATCACTACAAATCAG AAATCTGCCGAGGACAAGAGAGTGTTGGCGGAGTTTCACAAAACACAGGCAGCAATTCA ATCTATAGGCAGGCAAGTTTCTACACTGAAGATGGAAATGGCTGCAGCGCGGAAGATGACCGCTTCTGACATCAAATTGCCATCAAATAAAGATCATTtcccaaagaagaagatgttCATAGTGATTGGAATCAACACTGCCTTTAGTAGTAGAAAGCGGCGTGATACTGTGAGGGAGACATGGATGCCTCAAG GGGAAAAACTCTTGCAATTGGAGCGCGAAAAGGGTATCGTAATTAGGTTCATGATTGGCCATAG TGCAAAGACCAACAGCCTATTAGACCGGGCGATTGATTCAGAAGATGCTCATCACAAAGATTTCTTAAGGCTG GACCACATTGAAGGGTACTTTGAATTGTCTGCAAAAACAAAGATTTTCTTCACTACAGCTTTTGCTAAATGGGATGCTGACTTCTATATTAAAGTCGATGATGATGTTCATGTCAATTTAG GTGCGTTAGCTACAACTCTTGCTCGTCATCGTGCTAAGCCAAGAGTGTACATAGGCTGCATGAAATCTGGACCTGTTCTTTCTGACAG GAACGAGAAATACCATGAACCAGAATATTGGAAGTTCGGGGAGGACGGGAACAAGTATTTCAGACACGCAACTGGGCAGATTTATGCAATATCAAATGATTTAGCCTCTTATATCTCGACCAACAG GCAAATACTGCACAAATATGCAAATGAGGACGTGTCACTCGGTGCGTGGTTCATTGGTCTCGAGGTCGAGCATATCGATGACCCCAACATGTGCTGTCCCACGCTACTAG ACTGCGAGCTGAAAGCTCAAGCAGGAGATGCTTGCATTGCTTCATTTGATTGGAAATGCAGTGGGATTTGCGAATCAGTGGAGAGAATGAAATATGTTCATGAGAAGTGCGGGGAAAAGAATGATACTCTATGGAATGCTTCCTTTTGA
- the LOC111805652 gene encoding protein DOWNSTREAM OF FLC-like: MARFAILFALIMLPALAVANRPVRTPFLVRGKVFCDTCVAGFETSATTYIPGAKVGIECKDRNTMELLYKHEATTDSTGSYSLLVNEDHEDQVCDAVLISSPQKDCSLAAEGRDRARVILTRYNGMASNERYVNAMGFARYEPMSGCNQVLSQYQDIED, translated from the exons ATGGCTCGATTTGCGATTCTCTTTGCTCTCATTATGCTTCCTGCACTCGCCGTCGCAAACCGGCCCGTTAGAACTCCGTTCCTTGTTCGTGGTAAAGTGTTCTGTGATACTTGCGTTGCCGGCTTCGAAACTTCCGCCACCACCTACATTCCCG GTGCTAAGGTCGGAATTGAATGCAAAGACAGGAACACAATGGAACTTCTATACAAGCATGAGGCCACAACAGACTCCACTGGTTCTTACTCACTCTTAGTCAATGAAGACCACGAGGACCAAGTTTGTGATGCCGTACTAATCAGCAGCCCTCAGAAGGATTGTTCATTAGCAGCTGAAGGCCGTGACCGTGCCCGTGTAATCCTCACCCGCTACAACGGTATGGCCTCAAACGAACGTTATGTCAATGCCATGGGTTTTGCCAGATATGAACCTATGTCTGGCTGCAACCAAGTCCTCAGTCAGTACCAGGACATCGAAGATTAG
- the LOC111805259 gene encoding uncharacterized protein LOC111805259, producing the protein MAAAVFHRSLGTFLTHGQANSSSNLSKSNSKCFKVEVVVFRKMSPRSGNMNVTAIQASSSQTSISDPISSPSINTTEDSQKKQKEAALILIRHGESLWNEKNLFTGCVDVPLTKKGVEEAIEAGKRISNIPVDMIYTSSLIRAQMTAMLAMTQHRRKKVPVIIHNETEQARVWSQIFSEETKKQSIPVIASWRLNERMYGELQGLNKQETAERYGKEQVHKWRRSYDIPPPNGESLEMCAERAVAYFKDQIVPQLQSGKNVMISAHGNSLRSIIMYLDKLTSQEVISLELSTGIPMLYIFKGGNFTRRGSPAGPSEAGVYAYTRSLALYRQKLDEMLN; encoded by the exons ATGGCTGCTGCAGTATTTCACCGATCTCTTGGGACTTTTCTTACCCACGGACAAGCTAATAGTTCAAGTAATTTGTCGAAATCGAATTCGAAGTGTTTCAAGGTCGAAGTCGTGGTCTTCAGAAAGATGTCTCCTAGATCTGGCAATATGAATGTAACAGCAATTCAAGCGTCTTCTTCTCAAACTTCAATTTCTGATCCCATTTCATCACCTTCAATCAACACCACTGAAGATTCAcagaaaaaacaaa AGGAAGCAGCGTTGATCTTGATTCGGCATGGAGAATCATTGTGGAACGAAAAGAACTTGTTTACTGGCTGTGTTGATGTGCCACTGACCAAGAAAGGTGTGGAAGAGGCAATTGAAGCTGGCAAGAGAATCAGCAATATACCCGTCGACATGATCTATACATCTTCGCTCATTCGTGCACAGATGACTGCCATGCTTGCTATGACTCAGCATCGTCGTAAAAAG GTTCCAGTTATTATTCATAACGAAACTGAGCAGGCAAGGGTCTGGAGTCAAATATTTAgtgaagaaaccaaaaaacaaTCCATCCCAGTAATAGCATCTTGGCGATTGAATGAAAGAAT GTATGGGGAACTACAGGGTCTCAATAAGCAGGAGACTGCTGAAAGGTACGGAAAAGAACAGGTCCATAAATGGCGCCGGAGTTACGATATTCCTCCTCCTAATGGCGAGAGTTTGGAGATGTGTGCAGAGAGAGCTGTTGCTTATTTTAAAGATCAA ATTGTACCCCAGCTGCAATCTGGAAAGAATGTAATGATTTCTGCACATGGAAATTCATTGAGGTCCATAATTATGTATCTAGACAAACTAACTTCTCAAGAG GTTATTAGCTTAGAGCTATCGACTGGAATACCCATGCTCTACATATTTAAAGGAGGAAACTTCACTAGGAGGGGAAGTCCTGCAGGACCTTCTGAGGCAGGTGTTTATGCTTATACCAGG AGTTTGGCTCTCTACAGACAGAAGTTAGATGAGATGCTAAACTAA
- the LOC111805258 gene encoding probable beta-D-xylosidase 7 isoform X1: MASSSSSSSFFPPKMKLQQLLLSAAVFFSLLSLIAAESSSQPPYACDSSNSLTNTLPFCRTSLSINLRARDLVSRLTLDEKILQLVNTAPAIPRLGIPAYEWWSEALHGVAHVGYGIRLNGTISAATSFPQVILTAASFDANLWYQIGQAIGTEARAVYNAGQAKGMTFWAPNINIFRDPRWGRGQETPGEDPMMSGKYSVAYVRGIQGDSIEGGALGNQLKASACCKHFTAYDLERWEGMTRYVFDAKVTPQDMADTYQPPFESCVVQGKASGIMCAYNRLNGVPTCADHHLLTVTARNQWKFNGYIVSDCDAVSIIHDAQGYAKIPEDAVAAVLAAGMDINCGTYLKNHTKSAVEMKKVPISDIDRALSNLFAIRMRLGLFDGNPTKLPYGQIGPNDVCSKKHQKLALQAAREGIVLLKNDAKLLPLSKWNTHSLAVIGHNADAPIALRGNYAGIPCKTVTPLQGLNSYVKNTVYHKGCNWANCTEASVYQAVEVAKSVDYVVLVMGLDQTQEREDFDRSELVLPGKQEELIAEVAKAAKRPVILVILSGGPVDISSAKYNAKIGSILWAGYPGQAGGTALAEIIFGDHNPGGRLPVTWYPRDFIKVPMTDMRMRADPSSGYPGRTYRFYNGPKVYEFGYGLSYSDHRYEFTSVTGSKLNLRPPTASQAAMNSDSVRYRLVSELDGKFCESNAVNVTVGVRNQGGMGGKHSVLLFVKPTKPENGSPVKQLVGFKRVEMNAGDRSEVEFLVNPCKHVSKANEEGLMVIEEGSHSLVVGDVEHPLDIFV; encoded by the exons ATggcttcctcctcctcctcctcctcctt cttccctCCCAAAATGAAACTACAACAACTCCTTCTCTCCGCCGccgttttcttttctctcctctctctcatCGCCGCGGAATCGTCATCTCAGCCGCCGTACGCCTGCGACTCTTCCAACTCACTCACCAACACTCTCCCATTCTGCAGAACCTCTCTGTCGATTAACTTAAGAGCCCGCGATCTCGTCTCTCGTCTCACATTGGACGAGAAGATTCTGCAACTCGTCAACACCGCTCCGGCGATCCCTCGCCTCGGTATCCCCGCCTACGAGTGGTGGTCGGAGGCCCTCCACGGCGTCGCTCATGTCGGTTATGGCATCCGCCTTAACGGCACCATCTCCGCCGCCACCAGCTTCCCCCAGGTTATCCTCACTGCTGCTTCCTTCGACGCCAACCTCTGGTACCAAATCGGACAG GCGATAGGAACAGAAGCGAGGGCGGTGTACAATGCAGGGCAGGCGAAGGGGATGACATTTTGGGCGCCAAACATAAACATATTCAGAGACCCAAGATGGGGAAGAGGACAAGAAACACCAGGAGAAGACCCAATGATGTCGGGGAAGTACTCAGTAGCATACGTGCGAGGGATTCAAGGGGATAGCATTGAAGGGGGGGCGCTCGGGAACCAGCTCAAAGCTTCAGCATGCTGCAAACACTTCACTGCCTACGATCTCGAACGGTGGGAAGGGATGACTCGATACGTGTTCGACGCCAAG GTGACGCCGCAGGACATGGCGGACACGTATCAGCCGCCATTTGAGAGCTGTGTGGTGCAGGGGAAGGCGAGTGGGATTATGTGCGCTTACAATAGGTTGAATGGGGTGCCGACCTGTGCCGATCATCATCTCTTGACTGTTACTGCAAGAAATCAATGGAAGTTTAATGG GTACATCGTGTCGGACTGTGATGCGGTATCCATCATTCATGATGCACAGGGTTACGCCAAGATTCCAGAGGATGCGGTGGCTGCTGTTCTTGCTGCTG GAATGGACATCAATTGTGGTACGTACCTGAAGAACCACACGAAATCTGCCGTGGAGATGAAAAAAGTACCTATTTCTGATATAGACAGAGCACTCAGCAACCTCTTTGCTATTAGAATGAGATTGGGTTTGTTTGATGGCAATCCAACTAAGCTTCCTTACGGCCAAATTGGTCCAAACGATGTATGCTCAAAGAAGCATCAAAAGCTGGCTCTTCAAGCTGCAAGAGAGGGCATTGTTCTTCTAAAGAACGATGCCAAGCTTCTTCCACTTTCCAAATGGAATACGCATTCACTTGCTGTTATAGGCCATAATGCCGATGCCCCGATTGCGCTTCGAGGGAATTATGCTGGCATTCCTTGCAAAACTGTTACCCCATTACAGGGTTTGAATAGCTATGTCAAGAACACTGTATACCACAAAGGCTGCAACTGGGCTAACTGTACTGAGGCTAGTGTGTATCAGGCAGTGGAAGTAGCCAAAAGTGTGGATTATGTGGTGCTGGTTATGGGGTTGGATCAAACCCAAGAACGAGAAGACTTTGATCGGTCGGAGTTGGTGCTCCCAGGAAAGCAAGAAGAACTCATTGCTGAAGTCGCCAAGGCTGCAAAACGACCAGTCATTTTGGTGATTCTCTCTGGAGGGCCAGTGGATATATCTTCGGCTAAGTATAATGCGAAGATAGGAAGCATCTTGTGGGCTGGTTATCCAGGACAAGCTGGTGGAACTGCCCTTGCAGAGATCATATTTGGTGATCACAACCCAG GAGGAAGATTGCCAGTAACTTGGTATCCACGCGATTTCATCAAAGTTCCAATGACAGACATGAGAATGAGAGCAGACCCTTCATCAGGCTACCCTGGCCGCACCTACCGCTTCTATAATGGACCAAAAGTCTACGAATTTGGCTATGGACTCAGCTACTCAGACCATCGCTATGAATTCACATCAGTTACTGGAAGCAAACTAAACCTTAGACCTCCAACAGCCAGCCAGGCAGCCATGAACTCTGACTCAGTCCGTTACAGGCTCGTCTCTGAGCTGGACGGGAAGTTCTGTGAGAGCAATGCTGTGAATGTGACTGTAGGAGTTAGAAACCAAGGGGGAATGGGAGGTAAGCATTCTGTACTGCTATTCGTGAAGCCTACAAAACCCGAAAATGGGAGTCCTGTGAAGCAATTGGTGGGATTCAAGAGGGTGGAGATGAACGCAGGAGATCGCAGCGAGGTCGAGTTCTTGGTAAACCCCTGCAAGCATGTAAGTAAGGCCAATGAAGAGGGGCTGATGGTTATAGAAGAAGGGTCTCATTCATTGGTTGTAGGAGATGTGGAACATCCTCTTGATATCTTTGTTTGA
- the LOC111805258 gene encoding probable beta-D-xylosidase 7 isoform X2, translating to MASSSSSSFPPKMKLQQLLLSAAVFFSLLSLIAAESSSQPPYACDSSNSLTNTLPFCRTSLSINLRARDLVSRLTLDEKILQLVNTAPAIPRLGIPAYEWWSEALHGVAHVGYGIRLNGTISAATSFPQVILTAASFDANLWYQIGQAIGTEARAVYNAGQAKGMTFWAPNINIFRDPRWGRGQETPGEDPMMSGKYSVAYVRGIQGDSIEGGALGNQLKASACCKHFTAYDLERWEGMTRYVFDAKVTPQDMADTYQPPFESCVVQGKASGIMCAYNRLNGVPTCADHHLLTVTARNQWKFNGYIVSDCDAVSIIHDAQGYAKIPEDAVAAVLAAGMDINCGTYLKNHTKSAVEMKKVPISDIDRALSNLFAIRMRLGLFDGNPTKLPYGQIGPNDVCSKKHQKLALQAAREGIVLLKNDAKLLPLSKWNTHSLAVIGHNADAPIALRGNYAGIPCKTVTPLQGLNSYVKNTVYHKGCNWANCTEASVYQAVEVAKSVDYVVLVMGLDQTQEREDFDRSELVLPGKQEELIAEVAKAAKRPVILVILSGGPVDISSAKYNAKIGSILWAGYPGQAGGTALAEIIFGDHNPGGRLPVTWYPRDFIKVPMTDMRMRADPSSGYPGRTYRFYNGPKVYEFGYGLSYSDHRYEFTSVTGSKLNLRPPTASQAAMNSDSVRYRLVSELDGKFCESNAVNVTVGVRNQGGMGGKHSVLLFVKPTKPENGSPVKQLVGFKRVEMNAGDRSEVEFLVNPCKHVSKANEEGLMVIEEGSHSLVVGDVEHPLDIFV from the exons ATggcttcctcctcctcctcctccttccctCCCAAAATGAAACTACAACAACTCCTTCTCTCCGCCGccgttttcttttctctcctctctctcatCGCCGCGGAATCGTCATCTCAGCCGCCGTACGCCTGCGACTCTTCCAACTCACTCACCAACACTCTCCCATTCTGCAGAACCTCTCTGTCGATTAACTTAAGAGCCCGCGATCTCGTCTCTCGTCTCACATTGGACGAGAAGATTCTGCAACTCGTCAACACCGCTCCGGCGATCCCTCGCCTCGGTATCCCCGCCTACGAGTGGTGGTCGGAGGCCCTCCACGGCGTCGCTCATGTCGGTTATGGCATCCGCCTTAACGGCACCATCTCCGCCGCCACCAGCTTCCCCCAGGTTATCCTCACTGCTGCTTCCTTCGACGCCAACCTCTGGTACCAAATCGGACAG GCGATAGGAACAGAAGCGAGGGCGGTGTACAATGCAGGGCAGGCGAAGGGGATGACATTTTGGGCGCCAAACATAAACATATTCAGAGACCCAAGATGGGGAAGAGGACAAGAAACACCAGGAGAAGACCCAATGATGTCGGGGAAGTACTCAGTAGCATACGTGCGAGGGATTCAAGGGGATAGCATTGAAGGGGGGGCGCTCGGGAACCAGCTCAAAGCTTCAGCATGCTGCAAACACTTCACTGCCTACGATCTCGAACGGTGGGAAGGGATGACTCGATACGTGTTCGACGCCAAG GTGACGCCGCAGGACATGGCGGACACGTATCAGCCGCCATTTGAGAGCTGTGTGGTGCAGGGGAAGGCGAGTGGGATTATGTGCGCTTACAATAGGTTGAATGGGGTGCCGACCTGTGCCGATCATCATCTCTTGACTGTTACTGCAAGAAATCAATGGAAGTTTAATGG GTACATCGTGTCGGACTGTGATGCGGTATCCATCATTCATGATGCACAGGGTTACGCCAAGATTCCAGAGGATGCGGTGGCTGCTGTTCTTGCTGCTG GAATGGACATCAATTGTGGTACGTACCTGAAGAACCACACGAAATCTGCCGTGGAGATGAAAAAAGTACCTATTTCTGATATAGACAGAGCACTCAGCAACCTCTTTGCTATTAGAATGAGATTGGGTTTGTTTGATGGCAATCCAACTAAGCTTCCTTACGGCCAAATTGGTCCAAACGATGTATGCTCAAAGAAGCATCAAAAGCTGGCTCTTCAAGCTGCAAGAGAGGGCATTGTTCTTCTAAAGAACGATGCCAAGCTTCTTCCACTTTCCAAATGGAATACGCATTCACTTGCTGTTATAGGCCATAATGCCGATGCCCCGATTGCGCTTCGAGGGAATTATGCTGGCATTCCTTGCAAAACTGTTACCCCATTACAGGGTTTGAATAGCTATGTCAAGAACACTGTATACCACAAAGGCTGCAACTGGGCTAACTGTACTGAGGCTAGTGTGTATCAGGCAGTGGAAGTAGCCAAAAGTGTGGATTATGTGGTGCTGGTTATGGGGTTGGATCAAACCCAAGAACGAGAAGACTTTGATCGGTCGGAGTTGGTGCTCCCAGGAAAGCAAGAAGAACTCATTGCTGAAGTCGCCAAGGCTGCAAAACGACCAGTCATTTTGGTGATTCTCTCTGGAGGGCCAGTGGATATATCTTCGGCTAAGTATAATGCGAAGATAGGAAGCATCTTGTGGGCTGGTTATCCAGGACAAGCTGGTGGAACTGCCCTTGCAGAGATCATATTTGGTGATCACAACCCAG GAGGAAGATTGCCAGTAACTTGGTATCCACGCGATTTCATCAAAGTTCCAATGACAGACATGAGAATGAGAGCAGACCCTTCATCAGGCTACCCTGGCCGCACCTACCGCTTCTATAATGGACCAAAAGTCTACGAATTTGGCTATGGACTCAGCTACTCAGACCATCGCTATGAATTCACATCAGTTACTGGAAGCAAACTAAACCTTAGACCTCCAACAGCCAGCCAGGCAGCCATGAACTCTGACTCAGTCCGTTACAGGCTCGTCTCTGAGCTGGACGGGAAGTTCTGTGAGAGCAATGCTGTGAATGTGACTGTAGGAGTTAGAAACCAAGGGGGAATGGGAGGTAAGCATTCTGTACTGCTATTCGTGAAGCCTACAAAACCCGAAAATGGGAGTCCTGTGAAGCAATTGGTGGGATTCAAGAGGGTGGAGATGAACGCAGGAGATCGCAGCGAGGTCGAGTTCTTGGTAAACCCCTGCAAGCATGTAAGTAAGGCCAATGAAGAGGGGCTGATGGTTATAGAAGAAGGGTCTCATTCATTGGTTGTAGGAGATGTGGAACATCCTCTTGATATCTTTGTTTGA